Below is a genomic region from Anas platyrhynchos isolate ZD024472 breed Pekin duck chromosome 4, IASCAAS_PekinDuck_T2T, whole genome shotgun sequence.
TGTCCAGCACATTTCTATTGAACTTGGTGTAACAGCTGACATAAAAAATAGGGTCGGAACACTTTCCTAGTGACATACGTCCCATTCGTTCTgcttgaaaatgaagaaaaaaatcagctaagGGCATGCGTTCTTCGCAGAGAGCATATATGATGGAGTGCTGACTCTGTATCTCTTAGAATGGTAGCAATTGTACAGCAAAGTAAAAATTGATAAATGCAGAGAGAAATGACTTCCACTGAGAGtggtgttttgttctgttttttaagcATCCTTTTAATGTTGTTAATAgatcttcttaaaaataaattatttaaggaGGCTTATCTTGAAAACACTACCAGAATTATGACTAGAAAACATATGAATCGTTGCCGTTCCATAGCACGATTAATTTCCATTGCTGTGTTTGTGACCTACTTACATAGACCACAAACACTAATCTCAGTGGGTAATTAAAAGAGTGTAAATATCATTTGTCCAGTCCCCAATGATTTGTTTTAGAAATCCAAGGAGCTCTCTACAGTAAACTTGCAGATAAGAAATCCTCGGTTACGTATAGACTTTAATTATCCTACACCACTAATGATTCTTAATACTTGGTTTCATATTTTTCACTGAGAATAGTAGAAACTGTATTTAAcatgcaattaaatattttcacctACAAATTTATTTCCCTGACTGTAGCATTCTGATGCAACAAAATGTGGATATGTTGTAGAAAACAGGCAGCTATATTTGTCTTTTACTTAGTATTGGATAAAATAtgggtaattttttttgttgatgtgagtgaggttttcttttaaatttactCCTGGCCTTCTAAATTCAGGCATATATTTCAGTCACGGACCAAAAAAATGAGTTTCACaatcaagaaaatatttggcTAAATGTCATCCCATTTcagtgataaaataaaattagcaattagaaataatatatattattcataTGAATAATGAATTGTATTTGGAGTCATAAAAATGGGAAGTGGTGATATAGATAGTAATACAAATAGAATGAATGTgacaagcacagaaaaaatgataatagaaacaaaagacaaggaaaaaatccATGACAGTAGACAATAATTTTATAAAGTATAGTAAGAATGACCGAAATCCCAGCAACGCTCTAAGTTTGTAAGTAGACAAAATTTTTAATAATGATGAGGAAAGAGAAGGcattattttttggggggaggggagttCTATTAGAAAGAAACTAGATGCCATACTTGTATAGCATGAAACACTTTTAAATCTACTAGTAAACTCTGAGTAAGTATAACCATGCTTACTTTTCTCCTTAGAAATCTCTTTGAGGTATTCCAAAGACAGACCTTGAgttctgctgctttgttttttaaattatttagatAGAAAATTATTCAATATTCATTAACTATTTTATAAATAGTTCTGTGCATCAAATCTCCATGGTAGTAATGCTAAAATTATGGGGAAAACAGTATGTTTCAAGAAATATAAAGTTAACAGTGAAACATGCAAAGGCCTTCAATGTGAGAACTCAAAAAGGGTGTTAAGACAGTCTTTACTCATAGGTTAAATTATGAGTGTTTGGAAACAAACCTAGACAGCTAGGTCGAGGGGCTGCATGTGAGGTAGGTGTGTACACAAGCCGTCAGACCCATTCATGGAACCCTGTATTTGAAAGCCTTCTGCTCCTAAATCATGTAATTATTATAATATGAACTAATTTTTAGGCTCATCAAGGGGGCTGAAGAGTACATAAGCATTGGAGACTGTACAAGCTATCCCCAAGGGATACATCCGTCTCAGACACAGGTGAGGTCATACAGTCATAGCTATATCTGTGggaagcttttcttttaaataaacacaagATTTCATTCAAAAGTGGTATTAAATTAGTTTCAATTAGAAgtattagattatttttttatctgatgTTTGTAGTTATTCTCATATATGCAAAACAGTTTATTTGCATAACATGACACACATGAAGCTACAGAAAACCCAGTGACCTGACATTCGTCTTTCCCTGATCCACTTTGTcttctttaatatttcttttgtctcttttttccctttttcttttcctccttgatAGAAAAATTGTTCTTCCTTATCATTCTTTCATTatgctttcttttctatttcccCATTTTCATTCCCAGGTTTTCTTATTCCTTTTTCTGATTTACTCCTACTTacttgtttcttcatttttccaaaCTCCATCCTCTTCCATGAGGTAAAGATGGAAGCAGCAGTCATTTTAGGCTTGTGAATGGCCTACCTACAGGTTGACGTTTGCTTTGATAGGAGTGGCTGAGATTCCTGCTCTGTACAATCCCACAGAGAGTGTTTCTCCTGCAGTGGCTGTACACCAGTCCCCAGATGCAGGATGCGCTCTGCAGTTACCTGGTAAGTAAGCTGTGCTCCAGCGAGATGTCAGGGCCCTGTGGCCCAGCCCTGTCTCAATGGCAACATCACACCTTCTCCTCACAGTCTCCAGCATTTTCACTGTCTCCCTactctgttttgcctgtcacgataattgttgagcaatctccccgtccttatctcaaccctcaaGCCCTTTGCATcctcttttctccctgttcctcttggaggagggggagtgagagagcggttgtggtggagctcagctgcccacccgagtaaaaccatCCCAGAAGCGCATGTTGAGAACTGCTTTGGAGAGCAGTTTTCCAAAGATGCCCAAGATGAGTTCCTGGAAGGTGCAAAGGGTGCAAAGGGCGCTTTAGTGAAACCTGGGGGAAAAAGGTAAGATCCAGGTAGTAGTATACGTAGACATAAGGTTCAGGTAGTACTAGTAGTATACGTTCTCTGCGCTTCTCACGAAATGGACACGTTGGGAACAGGAGTGGCAAGTAGTTTCTTTTTCAGGGAATAAACAAATTTGGAGGGGCGACATTTGCTTTCTCCCGTTTGCCAGCAGCCTCTCCTGATCACGGTGACGTTTGCTGGATAACCCTGGGAGGCCTCACGGTTAGGtccaccagctcctgcagaacCCATTTGTGCATCCTGCCAGGCTTTTCCCCACAGGCCCCAACGTGCCCCCCTGGCCCTACGAAAAAGACCCTTTGTCCGCAGAGGGGAGGCCACGTTGAGTTGGATTTCCCCAAGGACACAGCGAGCGGTGAGACCACGTACATGTACAGAGTTTTATTGTCCACAGGGTGCCACAGCCACAGAGGGCCTTGTCTGCCTTCTCCACGCTCGGGTGTCCTGAGTGCTGCTCGGGCCCTGGAAAGCTGCAACAAGACAGAcagagctgtgagcagccaGCCCAGGCAGCTGTGCCCCCTGCCACcctggagctgctctccagaTTCTCCAGATCACTCCTTGATGGTTGCTCAAGCTTTTGAAGGAACTCGGAGGCAGGTTGCAAGGAAAAGCCCTGCGTCCCTGTCTACCCCATCTTCAGCCATGGGACACAGCACGGTGTCTGCCCTGTTCTGCAAAGGCAGGGCCCGGAGGAAAGAcgaaagagaaagcagaggccCCTACAGCTCTCTGGTCAGGAAAGGGAGCGGGAAGTTCCAGTACGGGCTCTCACCAGGGATTTCGAAGGTCGATGGGTGCAGCCTCTGCCCGTTCTCTAGGAAGCCTCTCCTGGCTATGGTACGGAGCCTCTCCAACTTTGGGGGGGCGTATCTGGCCTAGGGCAAGACAGGAAGGCACAAGTTCACGGGGGTCCAAAAAGATGCCTTCTGTTGCCCCTCAGCCAGCTGGGacagggggaaggggagaggcagTGGGTGGCCAGGAGGGATGGCCATGGCCCAGTCCCggccagccccacatgcagcacCGCGCACTCCCCTGAGGGAGCCCGGGCAGGGCCCTGACGTCTCGCTGGAGCACAGCTTACTTACCAGGTGAGTGCAGAGCGCATCCTGCAGCTCTTGTGCACCCAGCCTCTTGCAGAGAGAGATGATCTCCCGTGGCCGCCTCAGCCCCATAAATGGAACACAGAGCCTGAAGGTGATCTTGCACATCTGAAGAAGAGAGTTGTGCCGTcattcctcctccagcagcgtGTGTGGGACCTGCCCAGGGAGCTCAGCCAGCCATGCCTCGGCCGTGGCCACGCAGCTTTCTGGGGCTTTGGGAGCAAGCTCCAAGGGCACTTACGCTGGCAACTGCAAAGTCGGGATCCCGGAGGTGCAGGAAAAGGCTGACCCATGTTTCCGCCACTTCTCCGGCAAAGAACGACCGCTTGCTCGAGGCTGAGGAGGCCAGGACTGAATAGAGGCGCAAGGCCGAGTAGCGAAGGTACTCTTCTTCCTGCAAGCAGAAAGCCGTTTGTCAGCTGGGTAACGAGGCCGAAGCAGGCACTCAGCCAGCAGAGGCCATCCAGGCGGCGCGTGCAGGCCCCTGCCCATCCCACGCTTCTCAGAGCAGCGGCAGCAAGAGCTGGCTTCACTCACAGACTCGAAGAACATCTTGGTGGCCCTGGCGATGTCTTCAAAGGCCGATCCCAAGttcactgcctgcagcaccCTCACGAGCTCAGCTAGCGCCAGCATGCTTTCTGCAACCACCTCGGGACAGGCAGTGTCCGCCAGGCTCTGTTGCAGCACCTGGACAACTTGTCTCCCGTGCTTCCGCACCTGCAAAGCCAAAGACGTGCACAGACTTTTTTACTCTGACGTTTGGCACCCAATTTGCCCTCGGCAGCCCTGCTGGCATCAGGGAAAGGAGCCCTGCTTTTGCCTTTGCCGCTCTGTCCAGGCCCTTGAAGCAGCTCTCCCCCAGGGTCTTGCTAGGGAGGGGAATATCCCTGCAGTCAGAGTGCAGGGAAATCCGTCTCACCTCCACGGGCATGCTGCCGGCTGCGTTGCCCAGAGCTCTCGCTGCCAGCTGCCTTATGGTGCTGCTTCGGTGCTGTGCTTTCTCAGCCAAGACACGCAGAATCTTCAGGACGTTCCTCTTCTCAAGAGGCGGCTCCTTCATCAGCTGCAACAGAGCAACACAGCCACGAGAGTCAGGACACAACCTCAGCCCAGGCACAGCACACAAGCAGGCTTCGCACAAAGGAGTCTCGATGGGGACGCTTGCTTCTCATCTCTCCCCACAGCAAGAGGCAGCCCAAGCAGCAATGTCTTTCAGAAAAGCCCTGGGGAGCCCCCCTGCCCTCCTACTGCCTCACCTCAGCAAAGAAAGCCATGGCCGTCAGCTGCAGGTTTGCTGATGGGTGGTGCAGCCACTGGGAGAAGATCTCAATCAGCTCCTGGGAGATGAGCTGGGCACGGAGCAGGACACTGCACAAAGAGCACAAGGGGCAACGCCCGGTCAAGTGGgaaggctgcaggctgccaccGCGGACTTCCCCTCCTCCAGCACAggcactgctctgccctgcacagAGCTCCCCGAGCACGCAGGAACGGGCCCCGGCAGCCGTTCCCCTGGGCGCAGCCACCGAGAGGAAGGCGAGATGCTGCCCTGGGGCTCTCACCTCGTCAGGAGGCACATGCCCTCGGCATAAGTGCGGGGGCTCTCCAGCAGCGCCGACATTTTCTGCCTCCAGAACGGCCTCAGCCAGCTCTTCTCAGTGCATTTGCTCAGCACTGCCGTGAGAGTTTTGCAGAAAGGCCTGGGAAAGAGCAAGAGCCAGAGAAGTCTCAGATCAGAGCAGTGTTCCGCAGGGATCTTACAGAACTTACAGGGACTTAGCAGAGCAAGAATGCTCAGCAGCTTTACGAGCCGCTTCTTCACTCATCCCAAGCTCCAGCGATGGAGAGAGAGGCAAAGAAGTGCAGAGGCAACGCTCTGTAGCCACCAGGTCTGTGGCAAAAGCCGGCCAAAAAAGCAACTGTCTATTTAAGCCCTGGCAAGGTGCcctgttgtgttgtgttgtgttgtgggGGGACTGATGTGAGCACTCAAAcctccccagggaggcagcaccgCCTGAGTGCAATGCTTGGTGCACCCTGACAGGCCGGGAATTACACCGGCAGAGCCTCCACGGCAGGAAAGCACAGCTGCCCGTGGCCAGAGCTGGGCCACAAACCCTGCGAGGATGTGGCAGCTGTGCTTGTGCTCCCTGGGAGTCACCGCCCAGGAAGACCCTCAGCACACAGACATCTCTACCACAGTGAAAACCAACTTTGCACAAGCCATCGTGCAAGAatgacagagagaaaaacagagaaaagaaagcccCAAACAAACAGGgatgggaggaaaaaagcaaatctgCAGCCTCAAGTGGCCTCCCGCCTAGGAAGCAGGACAGGAAACAACCAAGCATGCTTGGCTAGGCAATTCAAGACCCCTTGCCCTGCCCCTCCTGCTCCTGACCTGCACACGTTGCCCTCTTGCCGCTGATCCTCAGCGTGCCCTCTCCAGGGGCTGAGGGGCGCAGACAGCATCTCTTCCCCCAGTGccttgctgagctgcagcaggagcccagggaggagggagggaagcaagCACTGGACCCCCTCCTTGGACTGCACGGACACCATTACGGAGATGGCACGGGTGACCTGCAGGGAAATGAGAGCACCCGACAAGCACCTGTTAAACAAGAGCTTTGCCACCAGCCCCGGCCCGCTGGCTGCCTGGGGCACTTCTACTGCCTGCACGCCCCGTCTCCGGGACAGCCTTGCAGCCTGGGAGCAGCGGCTGTCCCGGCCGTCCCGAACTGCTACTGCTGAGACACTGCAGCAGAGACGCTTGCAAAGGGCACCCAACGCCTTGCCCTCGGACTGGGAGTGGGGGAGCAGGCACAAAGCCTCTGCCACCGAACGTACAGTCAAGGACTCCGGAGAAGGCTGGTGGGCGTGCAGCCTGCGAGTGGgcgagctgggctgggagctgtcGTCTCCCACTCTGTTCAGCTTCCTCGCTAAGTGCTTCAGCACACCGAGGCCAATGCTGGCTCTCCCCAGAGTCCTCCACAGCTCCAGTGTGTTTCTGCCAAGAGATGTGCAACCATGAGCCTGTATGCTCTGTTACCAGTGCTACAAGCACACCTCCGACATTtggctggaggagaaggagctgctgctccccttgGATCGCcctaggggaggggaggcaagcTACGGCTCTCTGAGCCCAGCAGGAAAGGGAGGAGCGCATGTACCTGTCCAGAGGCACAAACTTCTCAAGGATGACGTTTATCGTGAGCTCCCGGTGATGGCGGGCCAGGATCAGCACCGCTTGCTGCACAAAGTACACGAACGAGGGCTCCAGCATGGACTCTGTGCAGGTGTGCAGGGCGGAGACGATTCCTCGCACCTGAAAGAAGCAGGGGAGAAAGAACGTCTTGGCACGGGAACATGGACGTTCAGCCCATGAGCCACGCCTGCTCCCTTGCCACGCTTTCACGCTCGAAGGCGAAATTTCACCCCTAGCACCCTGCCCGAGCCCTGACTCTGCCCCGAGAGCTTCTTTAGCACACAACCGGCAAGATGTGTGGTGCGACAGCCAAAGCGAGAAAGTCCAAGGCATGGAAAAAGGTCTCTTACGTCTGGACCAATGTCCTTTCCCCAGGTTTCCAGAAAGGTGAGCATCCAGTGGCCTGCAGCACACACGCGGCTTCCTCTGGCACGCCGGAAGGGCTCCTGGATGGCATTCATGAAGTCTGCAGCCTGTTTTTTGGGGACGTTTTTGCAAACGACCTGGAAAGATGCAGGAACCAGGAGAGATCGAGATCCCGTCACGGCTCCGCTCCAGCTCTTCAGAACATAAGGCAAGCTTGAGGGCACTCCTTACCTCTGCGATTTGGATGGAGGTCCGGAGCTGCTGAGAGGTGTTGCTGCGAGCACTCAGCCCCTCACACAAGCTCGCAGGGTCGTCTGTCTCCAACAGCCTGTTCGTGGCCTTGGCTGGAACGAGCACGGGGAGAAAAGGGAAGTCCCACTTAGGGCAACTGAACTTCCCTTCCCAGCCTTTGCTGAAGGCCAGGGGAGTCAGTCTTGAACTCGCTGCAGCGGGATGGCCCTTGCCAGGTTCTGAGTGCCCCCGGCTGCAGGAAACGCTGCTGGCAGGTGGCACTGGGTGGCCCTCTGCCAGgatccctccccagctggctGGGGAGGTGGAGGACGAacaggctggggacaggacagCAGCCGAGCACCGtgcctctcctttccctcctgGCGGCAGGGCCCAGCCCCCGCGGGGGATCCCGCTAGGGCCAGGCGGGGCAGAGGGCCGGCAGGCGCCTGCTCTACTCACACTCACCTTGGATGTGGAGAAGGGAGCTGAGGCAGGCAGCGGCCAGCTGGCGGGAGCTGCTCATGGGCTCACAGGTCAGAGGCCCCAGCAATCCCGCCAAGGCGCCAAACGGCAGGTAGGCACCTCTTGTCTGCAGGGGCGAGAGGAAGAACAAGGGCTGGAGGTGGCCCCAGCACTCCCTTGCTTCTCCCAGCCGCGCCCTGCTCAGGCCAGGACTGGGCACAGGGGCCACCCCAGAGCGCTTCGCTGGGGGACCCCACAGCCCGTGCacagctgggcagagctgccctgCCAGGCCCCCTTGCAGCTGGGGGCACACGCTGGGCATCCTTCCTCACCTGAAAAGCCACTCCATCTctgcagtcctccagcagctgggcgCAGACCTGCAGGGCCCTCTTGCACACCCACGGCTTGTCCGAGGAGAGCCAGAACCACAGCacctggggcagagcagctctgtctgCCAAGGGGCATCTTTCCCTTCCCGCCATCCCTCTccatttccctcccctcccttcctggcACTTGCCCTGAGGGCCTGCCCTGCGGCACTGCCCCACTCTCTTCAGATGCACCTGCTCCCACCCAGGAGcttttccctgcagccagctccctgctgcagccagccagggGCTGCCTCTTGGCTTTCCCCCCTGCAGGGCCCACTTCTTGGCCTCCAGCACCCCATGGATACTCACCCCGGCGATGTCTACAAAGTCCACAGGGCTTGGCTTTGTCTTCAGCAGGACTGCCATGAGCCGGCCCAGAGCCTTCgtggccatgtgcagggactgAAAGCGGAGGAGAGGGACGGAGATGCAGGATCacggctgctgccagcacacagcttgtgctgggaagggacagcAAGTtacctggagctgcagcactgcctgctcTGCGTTCCTGATCTTCCCAATCTGCTCAGCCGCTGAGGGAAGTGGCAGGATGGCCTGGCAGCAGTCAGACAGCAGGCTGAAAATTTCCTCGCTGCTGAACGAGGTCTCCAGCTTGCtggcaaggggaaaaaacaagacgagggaaaaaaaatataagaggAGTTCCTAGCGCTCTGCAGAGAGGGTCACATGGCATCTGGGCTTGTCCTCATCAACAGCCCCAAATCCAGCCAGCCTAGGCTGTGTCAGGGAATGCTGCTCTTTGGGAGCTCCCCGACAGGAGGAACATCATCCCGCCTCACAGCCCCCGCAGCTCCTCGCTCTTACCTCCACTGCTCCAGGGCCAGAATCACCTTCAGGTGCAGGGACGCTGCCGGGAAGTCCCAGAGAGTCGTCTTCATCAAGTTCTGCAAGAGAAAGTTGCCAAGTGGGCATTGGGCACAGGAGAGCTCTCGCACCCTGCCCGGGGACGGGCACTCCTGCCAGACACTGGCTGCAGCACTCAGGAGCTCCCACAGGGGCGCTGCAGGATGGAGCAGCTCCCCAGCGGCTGCCCAGCCATGGCCACTGCCTGCCAGCACCCAAGGGCCCCCCCACCAGCTGGGGACACGGCTCCAGGAGCTCAGGAGCTCCCACGCGGCTGAGGGAGACCTTCCTGCCTCCTGGCATGGCCCCAAACTCCCCTGCAAGACAGCCCTGGCTCTGGGCACTCACCTGCAGgatcagcagcagcttttgctTCAGGACAGGATGGAAGCTGCCCAAGTTCCCCACAGCTTGGACGGCACAGCCGACCTCAAGGATGCTCTGCGCCACGGCAAGATTGGTCTGCAAGTTCTGGGGCccaagagagaagaagaaaacccttGGAACTGGAGGAAGGGCCACGGGCTGCGAGAGGAACATGTGCACGCGGGGGAAATCTAGGGGAAGGGCTTGGATCTTCCTGCTGGGACAAACCATTCCTCGGGGGACCTTTGGAAAGAGACGGCCCCTCTCAGGATGCCCTAGCACGGAGGGCTTGGAGCTGGGACTGCacccagcagccctgcccctACACGCCCCGAGCTCTCACCTGGCTGCTGGagatggagagcagcaggatgTTGCCCGCGATGTCTGCCTCCACATGGGCGAGCAGTTGTTCCTTGGAGGCACGCAGTGCCATGCTGCTGTGGGCGAGCATGACAGCACTGCAAGTGGCCTCAGCTCTCCTGCTGGCCTGGGGCGTCTGCGTTGCAAGAGATGCTGTGAGACGTCCGCCCCATGGCCCCCCACAGCCCACAATGAAAAGCAGGTGGAAGACAGCCAGGGAGGGAAACCCCAAACACCTCACCTTCCTGCGTCTGGAAACCCTCAAGCCCCGGCCACTGCACAAGGTGGCAGCAAATGTTGTTAAAGTCTCCAAGACCAGGCCGAAGTGGCTGTCGGCGGCTTGGCAGACGAGAGAAATGATTCCCTGCAACAAGAGACCGAGGGACAGTCGGCATGGGCCCAGCCGTTCAGTCATGGCCAGCCACAGTGGCGGGCAGCGATGAGGAGCTGGAAAAGGCCTGGAGCAGGGCCCAGGGACAGAGCAGGGAAGCTCACCTGGGCCTCAGATGGCTCCTCAGGTTGTGCTCTCATCAGATGGTGCAGCAGGTTCTCTTGGACGTGTGGGAGTTCCTGACAAGCTGCCAGCGTCGTCCCAAGAGCCTTGTATAGGAAAGCCTGCAAGGGAACAAGCCGAGCCCGAGATGCAGCAACAGCCTGGCGTGCTGCAACGGGGCCAGCGCacggggagcagcagagcccgGACGCAGGGATGGGCTTTCGCCAGCCCCGCTCAGCACGAGAGGAGGGAAAGGCCGCGGGGGGCAAGGGCCGGGGAAGCAGCGCAGACAGCCCTCGTGGGCAAGCAccgcctgcagccccagccccagccccgcacgTGGGCGGGGGCCCCGTGGCTGCGCTGCCAGGGGAGAGCCGGGCAGGGAACCGACCttctccccagagctgctgggagagctgtCCAGCCGCTGGCTCAGCACACAGCTCAGGCGCTTG
It encodes:
- the LOC113843504 gene encoding maestro heat-like repeat-containing protein family member 2B, with amino-acid sequence MERLRALSGEGQREGGWGLKQDPSQQAAWGCVSCGDFSPSWPRSSSLPSVPIIGAASSTDATCSVLSFLPGVGCWPRRSRRQGRGRVPGPVPEAAPTSASVETLLERLQDEEGDRAQTYCALESVLWGDDSCLQCGVVNRLLAEVSWDLTADQGVTEDTKVAASDVLVALARSHFSFVLAELLAQLNAPGQISKEFVLITVGKLLSTNALQCIPFMRVVLLGLRTVVGQLGSGRILRAACGALEQCAKVVSVYICTWKGCSLPAPEKEQLYENLAQVLCSVASTLLDCQEEEDKQAVIGAMTPLMRVLLHKEEHREHVWEQLLWLLHQYRTVQDASRVTKSLLSFLEALEQVQIPVPKGKCLAISSVVYSELTADTKEHSQDHKAELSQCILLQARICPEETILFLESQLGHEREAVRVAALGLLGALARCDEPAMAEKLPQVVEAVKSVCRDPSIRVRRAVLHFIRELLSANAQSCSAWDIVGYIFSEFSRSSSRRAAGLLSAQEAQEEGALQGLCMDVLGSLDISVRGMAKLLWPRLLIYVMPAKYTGMLIPLSCCLHALAERNELTAGHEHHELDPDVLNALLQDMTLTPHNLLARLLVVAGSPFAGSELQAAALLVLQSLHSRIHAAVGATWNTEIPLLLQYLQGGKGNIPDAAEWERRLLQFLRASLETIGDDAWIKRLSCVLSQRLDSSPSSSGEKAFLYKALGTTLAACQELPHVQENLLHHLMRAQPEEPSEAQGIISLVCQAADSHFGLVLETLTTFAATLCSGRGLRVSRRRKTPQASRRAEATCSAVMLAHSSMALRASKEQLLAHVEADIAGNILLLSISSSQNLQTNLAVAQSILEVGCAVQAVGNLGSFHPVLKQKLLLILQNLMKTTLWDFPAASLHLKVILALEQWSKLETSFSSEEIFSLLSDCCQAILPLPSAAEQIGKIRNAEQAVLQLQSLHMATKALGRLMAVLLKTKPSPVDFVDIAGVLWFWLSSDKPWVCKRALQVCAQLLEDCRDGVAFQTRGAYLPFGALAGLLGPLTCEPMSSSRQLAAACLSSLLHIQAKATNRLLETDDPASLCEGLSARSNTSQQLRTSIQIAEVVCKNVPKKQAADFMNAIQEPFRRARGSRVCAAGHWMLTFLETWGKDIGPDVRGIVSALHTCTESMLEPSFVYFVQQAVLILARHHRELTINVILEKFVPLDRNTLELWRTLGRASIGLGVLKHLARKLNRVGDDSSQPSSPTRRLHAHQPSPESLTVTRAISVMVSVQSKEGVQCLLPSLLPGLLLQLSKALGEEMLSAPLSPWRGHAEDQRQEGNVCRPFCKTLTAVLSKCTEKSWLRPFWRQKMSALLESPRTYAEGMCLLTSVLLRAQLISQELIEIFSQWLHHPSANLQLTAMAFFAELMKEPPLEKRNVLKILRVLAEKAQHRSSTIRQLAARALGNAAGSMPVEVRKHGRQVVQVLQQSLADTACPEVVAESMLALAELVRVLQAVNLGSAFEDIARATKMFFESEEEYLRYSALRLYSVLASSASSKRSFFAGEVAETWVSLFLHLRDPDFAVASMCKITFRLCVPFMGLRRPREIISLCKRLGAQELQDALCTHLARYAPPKLERLRTIARRGFLENGQRLHPSTFEIPAFQGPSSTQDTRAWRRQTRPSVAVAPCGQ